From the Nostoc sp. PCC 7107 genome, the window GTACAACGCTTTGTGCGGACTTTATTGAAAGATAATATTCCTCAACAAAAAGTTGAACCAGAAAATATTGAACCGATTATCGAAGCTTTGACAACCGGACGGGTTACTCACGATTATCCCATCACCGTGGAAGAAGCCACAGAAATGGGGTTGCCCATCACCGTCGGACTACCCCGTTCCATTTACGACTTGATGGATTTGTATCCCCAACCCCAGGGAGGACGGCCAAGCGTACAGTACATTCCCATGCCTTACGATGACCGTCGCCCAATTTTACCAACACCCAAAGGTAGACCTTTAGAAGAACCTAATCAAAGACTACAGTGAACAGTTATCAGTTAAATCCTTGGGTTTAAGTCCCCCATCTGTTACTTAGCTTGTCGAACTATACGCCGTCAGGACTGATAACTAGATTTAAGGTGTTGGCGTTGGTATCTCTGTTGGCGTTAGCGTCGGTATCGGTGTTGGGGAAGCAGTTGGTGACGCGGTTGGTGTGGGTGTTGGTGCAGTTTGTGGTTTAGCTGTTGGTGTTGGTGTTGGTGTTGGTGTCGCAGTCGGTTTAGCTGTTGGTTTAGCCGTCGGTTGGGGTGACGATGGAGATTGAGGCTTACCTACAATTTCTCTCGCGTCTGCATTTAGCTTCTGACGGAGTGCTAAATTAGCTATTCCCGTTTCTGAAAGCTGATTCTTTTTCTGATACTCCTTAATTAACTGTTCTGTACGCGGGCCAAAGAATTGATCACGAGGTAGAGGTGGATTTGGTTTAAGCACTACATTTAGATTTGCTTGCAAAATTTCCACAATATTGCCTGCAAAGTCTTGAGTTTTTGGCCCTGCTATCCCATCAACACCAAGCTTGTAGCCTTTTTGAAAATCGCGGATAGCCTTTTTCGTTTCCTCATCTGTCAGAGGTGTATTCGAGACTTTCACTTTGTAACCTAGCCCGTGCAACACAGCACGTAATTCTTGGGGCGTATAGTTACGTTGACGTGCTGCAAAGGTACTGTCAGAAACTAGTACACTGGTACCTACTAGGCAAGTAGCAGCAATAATTGCGCTGGTTTTATTAAACCCACACCACATATCTCAAACTCCTTGCAGTTAAATCAGCATGATATAGAGATTAACAGGTGCATTTTACGT encodes:
- a CDS encoding peptidoglycan-binding protein, coding for MWCGFNKTSAIIAATCLVGTSVLVSDSTFAARQRNYTPQELRAVLHGLGYKVKVSNTPLTDEETKKAIRDFQKGYKLGVDGIAGPKTQDFAGNIVEILQANLNVVLKPNPPLPRDQFFGPRTEQLIKEYQKKNQLSETGIANLALRQKLNADAREIVGKPQSPSSPQPTAKPTAKPTATPTPTPTPTAKPQTAPTPTPTASPTASPTPIPTLTPTEIPTPTP